The following proteins are encoded in a genomic region of Longimicrobiales bacterium:
- a CDS encoding protein kinase, translating to MEPTQPDELPRIAELQSEYEFLRELGRGGTAVVYLARERELNRLVAIKLIRATYVEDTEAAARLVREAQVISMLQHPNIVVLYGTRRLRDGSLALLMQYVQGHTLKAEIRSRGPLPFDDIRRILQDLAAALAYAHTHRIVHRDIKPENIYLDSETGVTRLSDFGIARTVDGSSNLTLPGSAIGTPTYMSPEQIDGGALDGRSDLYSLALVGYEMATGRPPWDGEGLFGVIYRQKHDPLPDIRTVRPDAPDWLVNALAGALAKDPRRRWADAAEMREALAGWLAEPAVEAAPAAAPGEPPAFAVPPASAGPVSPDAPTVVFRPGEVLALAPHSTTAPAARDSAQSLATFSVQITSAGGPVPQVAVTPKPRRTRTAAVATAVLLLGAAAGGVAMAVRPEPADGPATEAAATAAALPAPGESAPLPVTNPADAPIAPGTEALATGLDSLLATAATMPPDSASVPAAAVAAAVAPRGGTALSGQAGAAVQVAVSVRDDQGSPLAGALVAFAAESGGRVAPDVVATDDDGTATTMWVLGGESRQRLVASVRDADLDPVVFTATVGPPPLSVRTALAAGGTHTCELDARGNLACWGGNDRGQLGDGSSARRGEPAAVELREPFAMVSPGVSHTCAITVSGRAYCWGANSHGQLGTGGGQSAQPQPVRTDVRFSAIATGTQHTCALDREGRLFCWGGNGSGQLGDASGVDRAVPTRVAGERRFRSMTLGWQHTCALTAEGTAWCWGRNSSGELGIGGTESRLAPAVVRGGDRFRAITAGGAHTCGLRTDGTVVCWGQNTYGQLGTGGADTSTPTPVESAERYSVVTAGGVHTCAITAAGEAHCWGRNAYGQVGDGTTTDRSQPAPVADMHRFATIHASGAHTCGVTTAGERLCWGFNLEGQLGDGTRTNQPRPVRVRTR from the coding sequence ATGGAACCAACACAGCCGGACGAGCTTCCCCGGATTGCGGAGCTGCAGTCCGAGTACGAGTTCCTGCGCGAGCTCGGGCGTGGTGGCACCGCTGTCGTCTACCTGGCGCGTGAGCGTGAGCTGAATCGCCTGGTTGCGATCAAGCTGATCCGCGCCACGTATGTCGAAGACACGGAAGCGGCCGCACGCCTCGTCCGCGAAGCGCAGGTCATCAGCATGCTGCAGCACCCGAACATCGTGGTGCTGTACGGCACGCGGCGGCTGCGTGACGGCAGCCTCGCGCTGCTGATGCAGTACGTCCAGGGGCACACGCTGAAGGCGGAGATCCGCTCGCGTGGCCCGCTGCCGTTCGACGACATCCGCCGCATTCTCCAGGACCTTGCCGCCGCGCTCGCGTACGCGCACACCCACCGGATCGTGCACCGGGACATCAAGCCGGAGAACATCTACCTCGACAGCGAAACGGGTGTGACCCGGCTCTCGGACTTCGGCATCGCCCGCACGGTCGATGGCTCGTCCAACCTCACGCTGCCGGGCTCCGCGATCGGCACACCGACGTACATGTCGCCGGAGCAGATCGACGGCGGCGCGCTGGACGGCCGCAGCGACCTGTACAGTCTCGCGCTGGTCGGCTACGAGATGGCGACAGGTCGGCCGCCGTGGGACGGCGAAGGGTTGTTCGGCGTGATCTACCGCCAGAAGCACGACCCGCTGCCCGACATCCGCACGGTGCGGCCCGACGCGCCCGACTGGCTGGTGAACGCGCTCGCGGGTGCGCTGGCCAAGGATCCGCGCCGGCGCTGGGCAGATGCGGCGGAGATGCGCGAGGCACTTGCCGGCTGGCTGGCAGAGCCCGCCGTCGAGGCTGCGCCCGCCGCGGCGCCGGGCGAACCTCCTGCCTTCGCGGTGCCGCCAGCATCCGCGGGCCCGGTGTCCCCCGATGCGCCGACGGTCGTGTTCCGACCGGGCGAGGTGCTCGCACTGGCTCCGCACTCCACCACGGCGCCCGCCGCGCGGGATTCGGCGCAGTCGCTGGCCACGTTCTCCGTTCAGATCACGTCAGCAGGCGGACCCGTCCCACAGGTAGCAGTCACGCCGAAGCCGCGCCGCACGCGGACAGCGGCGGTAGCCACGGCGGTGCTGCTGCTCGGCGCCGCGGCGGGCGGCGTGGCGATGGCCGTACGGCCGGAGCCGGCGGATGGGCCCGCCACGGAGGCGGCAGCCACCGCGGCGGCTCTTCCGGCGCCCGGGGAATCCGCGCCCCTGCCCGTCACGAACCCGGCGGACGCGCCGATCGCCCCCGGGACCGAGGCGCTGGCGACCGGGCTCGACTCGCTGCTGGCGACCGCGGCCACGATGCCTCCCGACAGTGCGTCGGTTCCTGCTGCAGCCGTCGCAGCCGCGGTAGCACCGCGTGGCGGCACAGCGCTGAGTGGACAGGCCGGCGCTGCCGTGCAGGTCGCTGTTTCTGTCCGCGACGACCAGGGTTCGCCGCTTGCCGGTGCGCTCGTCGCCTTTGCTGCAGAGAGCGGCGGTCGTGTCGCTCCGGACGTCGTGGCAACCGACGACGACGGCACCGCCACGACCATGTGGGTGCTCGGCGGTGAATCCAGGCAGCGACTGGTGGCCAGCGTGCGCGACGCCGATCTCGATCCGGTCGTGTTCACGGCTACGGTTGGCCCGCCCCCGCTGTCGGTGCGCACTGCGCTGGCCGCGGGCGGTACGCACACGTGCGAGCTGGACGCGCGCGGCAACCTCGCCTGCTGGGGTGGCAACGACCGCGGACAGCTCGGCGACGGCTCGAGTGCGCGCCGCGGAGAGCCTGCCGCCGTCGAGCTGCGGGAGCCGTTCGCAATGGTGTCCCCGGGTGTCTCGCACACGTGTGCGATCACCGTCTCCGGGCGGGCGTACTGCTGGGGTGCGAACTCGCACGGCCAGCTCGGCACGGGCGGCGGCCAGTCGGCGCAGCCGCAGCCGGTCCGGACGGATGTGCGCTTCAGCGCGATCGCGACCGGCACGCAGCACACCTGCGCCCTGGACCGTGAGGGTCGCCTGTTCTGCTGGGGCGGCAACGGCAGCGGCCAGCTCGGCGACGCTTCCGGCGTCGATCGCGCCGTGCCCACGCGGGTCGCGGGTGAGCGGCGGTTCCGTTCCATGACGCTCGGCTGGCAGCATACGTGTGCGCTCACCGCGGAGGGCACCGCCTGGTGCTGGGGGCGCAACTCATCGGGCGAGCTCGGCATCGGGGGCACGGAGTCACGCCTGGCACCGGCCGTGGTGCGGGGTGGTGACCGGTTCCGCGCGATCACGGCAGGAGGTGCACACACCTGTGGACTGCGGACGGACGGAACGGTCGTCTGCTGGGGTCAGAACACGTACGGCCAGCTCGGCACCGGTGGCGCGGACACGAGCACTCCGACGCCGGTCGAAAGCGCAGAGCGCTACAGCGTGGTCACGGCGGGCGGCGTCCACACGTGCGCGATCACGGCCGCGGGTGAGGCGCATTGCTGGGGTCGCAATGCATACGGCCAGGTCGGTGACGGCACGACGACGGACCGATCGCAGCCGGC
- a CDS encoding protein phosphatase 2C domain-containing protein has translation MPALSERAAACTTSGRRAVNQDAVLLAELAAGTELIAIADGMGGHRAGEVASQRALEALHAALLTGDDLTTATAAANRAVFDEAAAHPEWRGMGTTLVAILRQGGLYSLINVGDSRAYRIDAGGIEQITRDNSFAAEAMASGRLTSMEIEQSPWRSAITRCVGTERELEVDRYGPYDLLEPHTLLLCTDGVHRVLDPEAMRRLVLDASGPESAAAAVVHAAYEAGSDDNISVAVVVYDTMRASASPAATFPLSVPGRDEASHPRPPQATRRMWLPALALLTAALMAIAYFARTLFAH, from the coding sequence ATGCCTGCGCTGAGCGAGCGCGCCGCAGCCTGCACGACCAGCGGCCGCAGAGCCGTCAACCAGGATGCGGTCCTGCTCGCCGAGCTGGCTGCCGGAACCGAGCTCATTGCGATCGCGGACGGCATGGGCGGCCACCGCGCCGGTGAAGTCGCGAGCCAGCGCGCGCTGGAGGCACTCCACGCGGCGCTCCTCACCGGCGACGACCTGACCACCGCCACTGCCGCCGCGAACCGGGCGGTCTTCGACGAGGCTGCGGCGCACCCTGAATGGCGCGGGATGGGAACGACGCTTGTCGCGATCCTGCGACAGGGTGGTCTCTACAGCCTGATCAACGTCGGAGACAGCCGCGCCTACCGGATCGATGCGGGCGGGATCGAGCAGATTACCCGGGACAACTCATTTGCAGCGGAGGCGATGGCGTCCGGTCGACTGACCTCGATGGAGATCGAGCAGTCCCCGTGGCGGTCCGCGATCACGCGGTGCGTCGGCACTGAACGTGAACTGGAGGTGGACCGGTACGGGCCGTACGACCTGCTGGAGCCACACACGCTGCTCCTGTGCACGGACGGTGTCCACCGGGTCCTCGACCCGGAGGCGATGCGCCGGCTGGTGCTCGATGCCTCCGGTCCCGAGTCCGCCGCAGCAGCCGTCGTGCACGCTGCATACGAGGCCGGCAGCGATGACAACATCAGCGTGGCCGTGGTCGTCTACGATACGATGCGCGCGAGCGCGTCGCCGGCGGCGACCTTTCCGCTGAGCGTCCCTGGTCGGGACGAGGCATCGCACCCGCGGCCGCCGCAGGCCACCCGCCGGATGTGGCTCCCCGCCCTGGCGCTGCTGACGGCAGCGCTGATGGCCATCGCGTACTTCGCCCGCACGCTGTTCGCACACTGA
- a CDS encoding FHA domain-containing protein, with protein sequence MSRHLLINMIQSGAPGSSSGVFFAIALLVIAAVAIFAWYRRRRAEREHAEAEQPLPPLIFSLHSTGATHPAPAPERFTDAATTAPADEAPPLLEAARDGNGGAPGIEFAPVALPPTGPVGALNGSVPEEAEPPAGFPAQDASVSLAESSSVSAGPTGGSSTPDAAAPLADVSAVTAGRVRYHMPPEGTLQLLPGRLEVVEGRTDRGEIRFVRLSGDEPVVTFGRAAGEPLAHIQLEAATVSRLHARMNFRDGSWHIANLSHTNPVAVNGAPLGDNGDSAELKDGDVLEMGEVVFRYRMP encoded by the coding sequence ATGTCGCGCCACCTCCTGATCAACATGATTCAGTCGGGCGCTCCTGGTTCCAGTTCCGGCGTGTTCTTCGCGATCGCGCTCCTCGTCATTGCTGCTGTTGCCATCTTCGCCTGGTACCGGCGACGGCGTGCGGAACGTGAACACGCCGAGGCGGAGCAGCCGCTGCCGCCTCTCATCTTTTCGCTGCACTCCACGGGTGCAACACACCCTGCGCCGGCGCCCGAACGCTTCACGGATGCCGCCACGACCGCGCCGGCCGACGAGGCCCCGCCTCTCCTGGAAGCGGCGCGGGACGGCAACGGCGGGGCGCCCGGTATCGAGTTCGCGCCGGTGGCGCTGCCACCGACCGGTCCGGTCGGGGCGCTGAACGGTTCGGTGCCGGAAGAGGCAGAACCTCCCGCCGGCTTTCCCGCGCAGGATGCCTCCGTTTCGCTCGCTGAGTCCTCATCGGTGTCGGCCGGGCCGACCGGCGGATCTTCCACGCCGGATGCCGCCGCCCCGCTCGCTGACGTCTCAGCGGTGACGGCCGGTCGCGTTCGCTACCACATGCCTCCCGAGGGCACACTGCAGCTCCTGCCAGGGCGGCTGGAGGTCGTCGAAGGCAGGACGGACCGGGGCGAGATCCGGTTCGTTCGCCTTTCCGGGGACGAGCCCGTGGTCACGTTCGGTCGCGCGGCCGGCGAACCGCTCGCACACATCCAGCTCGAGGCCGCCACGGTGAGTCGGCTCCACGCCCGGATGAACTTCCGCGACGGCAGCTGGCACATCGCGAACCTGTCGCACACGAACCCCGTCGCCGTGAATGGCGCACCGCTCGGCGACAACGGTGATTCCGCGGAGCTGAAGGACGGCGACGTCCTCGAGATGGGCGAAGTCGTGTTCCGCTACCGGATGCCCTGA
- the selD gene encoding selenide, water dikinase SelD, with translation MSNHETPRDQKPRIRLSSLSHGAGUACKLGASELAQVLRHVNVLENSAVLVDASTADDAAVYQLAPDRALVATADFFTPIVDDAYDFGRIAAANALSDIYAMGARPLFALNLVAFPRALLAEGNLLGEILRGGSDVARTAGIPVIGGHSIDDPEPKYGLCAIGEVHPDRIVRNSGAQPGDVLVLTKPIGTGVIATALKSGAAADDVIAAAVESMTRLNDRASAAMLEAGAHAATDVTGFGLVGHLLEMLRASGVGADIDAVAVPVLPGARELARAGHVPGGTGRNRTDSVDAVDWADEVDETMRVLLCDAQTSGGLLISVGEGAAKGLVDALRSSGHAAAAIGRIRAGAARVRVR, from the coding sequence ATGTCGAACCACGAAACGCCACGGGACCAGAAGCCGCGCATCCGCCTGAGCAGCCTGTCGCACGGCGCGGGCTGAGCCTGCAAGCTCGGTGCATCCGAGCTGGCGCAGGTGCTGCGCCATGTGAACGTGCTCGAGAACAGCGCCGTGCTCGTGGATGCGAGCACGGCGGACGACGCGGCCGTGTACCAGCTCGCGCCTGATCGCGCGCTGGTCGCGACGGCGGATTTCTTCACGCCCATCGTGGACGACGCGTACGATTTCGGCCGCATCGCGGCGGCGAACGCGCTGTCGGACATCTACGCGATGGGCGCGCGGCCGCTGTTTGCCCTCAACCTGGTGGCGTTTCCGCGCGCACTGCTCGCCGAGGGAAACCTGCTCGGCGAGATCCTGCGCGGCGGCTCGGACGTCGCGCGCACGGCAGGTATCCCGGTCATCGGCGGCCATTCGATCGACGACCCGGAGCCGAAGTACGGCCTGTGCGCCATTGGCGAAGTGCACCCCGACCGGATCGTGCGGAACTCGGGGGCGCAGCCCGGTGACGTGCTGGTGCTGACCAAGCCGATCGGCACGGGTGTGATCGCGACGGCGCTCAAGAGTGGCGCGGCAGCAGACGACGTCATCGCAGCGGCGGTCGAGTCCATGACGCGGCTCAACGACCGGGCTTCCGCCGCGATGCTCGAGGCGGGCGCGCACGCGGCCACCGACGTCACCGGTTTCGGCCTGGTCGGGCACCTGCTGGAAATGCTGCGCGCGTCCGGGGTGGGCGCGGACATCGATGCTGTGGCCGTGCCGGTGCTGCCCGGGGCGCGCGAGCTGGCCCGGGCGGGACACGTGCCTGGCGGCACCGGGCGCAACCGCACCGATTCGGTGGACGCCGTGGACTGGGCGGACGAGGTCGACGAGACGATGCGCGTGCTGCTGTGTGATGCGCAGACGTCGGGCGGGCTGCTGATCAGTGTGGGCGAAGGCGCCGCGAAAGGCCTGGTGGACGCGCTCCGCTCCAGCGGCCACGCCGCGGCGGCGATAGGGCGGATCAGGGCCGGAGCGGCACGGGTGCGGGTTCGCTGA
- a CDS encoding magnesium transporter has protein sequence MMERPIAVLPPETSVAEAIEEIRVLARTHFITYVYVTDDDNQLEGVVAMRELLLAGPQQQLGEIMLRNPYALRADMTLLDAMREAVGRHYPVYPVCDRLGRLVGLVRGQAMFEREAIEISAQPGQMVGVEKEETMATPWSRCFRLRYPWLQFNLVTGLVAAAVVALFQSTIDQLVLLAAFLPVLAGQAGNTGAQAMAVTLRGITIGEIRRASQRVRKEALLGILNGIPVGVSAALVMYLYATMQGEPVSLMLGLVVFIAMMLSCVLSGMIGAGVPLLLRRLGADPATASSILLSTATDVLSMGLLLWLTAWLVL, from the coding sequence ATGATGGAGCGTCCGATCGCAGTGCTGCCGCCGGAAACGTCGGTTGCGGAGGCAATCGAGGAGATCCGCGTCCTCGCACGCACGCACTTCATCACGTACGTGTACGTGACCGACGACGACAACCAGCTCGAGGGTGTCGTTGCGATGCGCGAGCTGCTGCTGGCCGGGCCACAGCAGCAACTGGGCGAGATCATGCTGCGGAATCCGTACGCCCTGCGCGCTGACATGACACTGCTCGACGCGATGCGGGAGGCGGTGGGGCGTCATTACCCGGTGTATCCGGTGTGCGACCGTCTCGGCCGGCTCGTCGGACTGGTACGCGGGCAGGCGATGTTCGAGCGGGAAGCCATCGAGATCAGCGCGCAGCCCGGACAGATGGTCGGTGTCGAGAAGGAGGAAACGATGGCGACGCCATGGTCGCGCTGTTTCCGGCTGCGCTACCCGTGGCTGCAGTTCAACCTCGTCACGGGCCTCGTCGCCGCGGCGGTCGTCGCGCTCTTCCAGTCCACGATCGACCAGCTCGTGCTCCTCGCCGCGTTCCTGCCGGTGCTGGCGGGGCAGGCGGGCAACACGGGTGCGCAGGCGATGGCGGTCACACTGCGCGGCATCACGATCGGCGAGATCCGGCGCGCGTCACAGCGAGTGCGCAAGGAAGCACTCCTCGGCATCCTCAACGGCATCCCCGTCGGCGTCAGCGCAGCGCTGGTGATGTATCTCTATGCGACGATGCAGGGCGAGCCGGTGTCGCTGATGCTCGGCCTCGTCGTGTTCATCGCGATGATGCTGAGCTGCGTGCTCAGCGGAATGATCGGCGCCGGTGTGCCGCTGCTGCTGCGACGGCTGGGGGCGGATCCCGCCACGGCATCGAGCATCCTGCTTTCTACCGCGACAGACGTGCTCAGCATGGGGCTGCTGCTGTGGCTTACCGCGTGGCTCGTGCTGTAA
- a CDS encoding ATP-binding protein, producing MSDQVPYRQNQFFRLIPAEKVTAAAIDLPVVEWSAGSLIFEEGAREDRCYLVESGSVRISKAGAHGHETLGFVGPGSFFGEIALYHSSPRTARATAATDVRAAVLRGDAFTRLQAAAPLEMATTMERAAVERLGRMNAHLVQQMEGSDAFREIGIGLSVIAHDMRSPLATIRGAAELMLEVLQREPLEVSQLRRLVDMVLRTSNRGLEGADELLSVLRGERAQTVSAVELTDLVADVTTQTAGFLARPGIDFTCTADTVGTLHCQRTELANALINLLRNASEALPPEGGRIAFEAHIRDGAARFVVADTGCGIPPELQGHIFERQFTHGKRGGTGLGLDQVRRIVERHRGHITLRSRPGQGTTFTVDIPLRPDEAARELPLTERRIATGEAS from the coding sequence ATGTCCGACCAGGTACCGTACAGGCAGAACCAGTTCTTCCGGTTGATCCCTGCCGAGAAGGTGACGGCGGCGGCGATCGATCTGCCCGTCGTGGAATGGAGCGCGGGCAGCCTGATCTTCGAAGAGGGCGCACGCGAGGACCGCTGTTACCTGGTCGAAAGCGGTTCGGTGCGCATCTCCAAGGCCGGTGCGCATGGCCACGAGACGCTGGGCTTCGTGGGGCCGGGCAGCTTCTTCGGCGAGATCGCGCTGTACCACTCGAGCCCGCGCACCGCGCGGGCGACGGCGGCGACGGACGTGAGAGCGGCAGTCCTGCGTGGCGACGCGTTCACGCGGCTGCAGGCAGCGGCGCCGCTGGAGATGGCGACCACGATGGAGCGCGCTGCCGTCGAGCGGCTGGGCAGGATGAACGCGCACCTCGTCCAGCAGATGGAGGGCAGCGATGCGTTCCGGGAGATCGGCATCGGGTTGAGCGTCATTGCGCACGACATGCGCAGTCCGCTCGCGACCATCCGGGGTGCAGCGGAGCTGATGCTGGAGGTGCTGCAACGTGAGCCGCTGGAGGTCTCGCAGCTGCGTCGCCTGGTGGACATGGTCCTGCGCACATCCAACCGGGGGCTGGAGGGTGCCGACGAGCTTCTCTCCGTGCTGCGCGGCGAGCGTGCGCAGACCGTGTCTGCCGTCGAGCTGACGGACCTGGTCGCCGACGTGACGACCCAGACGGCGGGGTTCCTTGCCCGACCGGGTATCGACTTCACCTGCACTGCCGACACCGTCGGCACGCTCCACTGTCAGCGCACCGAGCTGGCGAATGCACTGATCAATCTCCTGCGCAACGCGTCGGAGGCGCTGCCGCCGGAGGGAGGTCGCATTGCGTTCGAGGCGCACATCCGGGATGGCGCGGCGCGTTTCGTCGTGGCCGACACGGGCTGCGGCATCCCGCCCGAGCTGCAGGGGCACATCTTCGAACGACAGTTCACGCACGGCAAGCGCGGCGGCACCGGCCTCGGCCTCGACCAGGTACGGCGCATCGTGGAGCGTCATCGCGGCCACATCACGCTGCGGAGCCGGCCCGGACAGGGCACGACGTTCACCGTCGACATCCCGTTGCGGCCGGACGAAGCGGCGCGCGAATTGCCTCTCACGGAGAGGCGAATCGCAACCGGGGAGGCATCATGA